The Dreissena polymorpha isolate Duluth1 unplaced genomic scaffold, UMN_Dpol_1.0 chrUn094, whole genome shotgun sequence genome includes the window ACTGCAGCTTTAGCAATATCAACGTCAGCATCCCTTAAAGACAGAATAGCATAACATCCCATTTTAGTCAgagctgtgctgatcagagcaatcatgttTTTGTCACGAGACAAAATGTCTTCCTTTTAAGACGAGCATTCcatttctttgctgaaactcacgaTAGGATTAACCTTTTTTGATGGTCTCTGGTGTGTGTTGTCATTGTTATAATGACCGttttcgtagccatcgaaccccaacgtcgcttgtccgtaatgccttacTGTGAATATGCATacgactcggctattgcgttatatgagtcgcccttTTCCATTGTCAACGATGCTGCAAAGTGCCACCTTCAAGAACGAATCACTCTGTTTTCGGAATACAGTTTATAACAGCCGCACTtgatgtgtctacagcatactctcaaatggcctgagcgatctgaggcttgTCTGCTGTACGAAGAATGTTATTGGCTTTAAAGAGGGCATGATGATGGaagctcagttcataagacaatatGTCTTCAAGGGAAAGAGCTCCAGATTTTGACACCAGCCGGAAACGCTGACACAGAAGAGCAGAATAAAAAGCACAGTCAGGAGCGATCTCAAGAGATTTGGCTCCGTCTTTTGTCTTGAATTAATAAGCTTTGACCAAATTTCCTATGATGTCTCTCATGATCGTGTTCCCAACCACCTAtattgcatgaacattcacatctgacccagccactatcccattgaccatgtttctcagagtagtATAAGCTGTTTATGgtgagcaggttgtaatctgtgtctgcattttctcgagATCAGAAGCATCTCCATTGATGCACACCTCAGTCGACTCTTTGTGTTGTGCACTTGTAGCATAGGTCTGGTCCGTATAATTCTGCATCGCACTGTTCCGCTCGGATGTTAAAGTTGTAGATAGGGTCCAATGGGTTTGCATTTCCTTGGTCATCCAACTTTTGCGAGTTAGACCACCTGTGCtctataaaaaaatcatcaatgtttTCTCACTGACGAGATCACGTCCTAGCCCAGCCCCGTAACGTGAAACCCtataccgaactttcgataaacgtctaGTTGGGTTTCTCAAGTTTGCTTATTTTCTGCATATACATGTCGTAATAAGCAGATTGTAGGTTATGTGCTCAGCTTCAGCAAAGATGTATAGACAATCGGGAACTGCCTGCAGATTCATCagccaacacccagtacgatatgcttaAATTCACACCCTTAAATTGCTAATAATtagctgataattcagccatactatgatTGCCTTTAAGGTCTAGGAGAGTTTCATCTTCTCGGAAGCCCTCCcgagtttgataaaaaaaaacatgacatgtATCATCTGCTTAGTCTTTTTGTCCCTAAGAAGGAGAAGTACAACATCTTGGCATGATGCAGCAGTATCTGAATCTCAGGATCTTCCTTGTTCATGTCCGCTTAAAGCTTGCTAAGTAGGcatttttcaacaagaagatggtcctGTGAAGCCATCTTGACAGCTTTCCATGTCATAATTTgcaaaaattgcattttattccAAAGACAGTCTCAATTTTGTTTTTGAGTGCGGTTTCTTCCATAAGGGATCCATTGCCCCTCCCCCCCGCCCCCTGCAAGTTTGTACGTGTTTGAAAACATCCCAACATCTGAACAACGTTTTTCaggcaactactttgtggcgcatcaatggTAATTTCGGCAGCCTGCCAATACAAACGTTACAATGGTAAAACGGTTGTGGCAAGGTTGTAAACAaaggcttatgttgacagaatgaaCGAATTGTTCCCCAaagtacatattaatcataggcaagaatttgactgacaacaTCCCAGGGTACTGGCTTCCCtgatacgcatcattccctgccaattcGGTATAACTAgtctgaagctgaaaaatatcgaccCTCTTGTCATAATTCAGAAATCGCGGCAGGTCCAACCAATGGCGTTTCACATTACAATCATTACGTTTGAGTCAAAAGTAAtcgacttgtggtccttcgtattgccTCGGTGGACGTTGAGagagatttctgtgtaacataataaattTCAACTATGTATGATGATCTATATGTGTTCCTTGCCCACTGAAACCtatgtaaaaacaacaaaataatcgaATTTGAGTGGAAAGTTACAGAggtatgatcattaataggttttggcggcaatcttggtggccattttggacgccatgttggattttaGTGTACTATTTTTAACGTAATattgtctgatgatctttatgtgttatttgccccttaaaatctaggtatagacaccaaattcgtTAAATTTGATaagatagttacatagttatgatcataaataggtctTTGCGGCCATCTatgcggccatcttgaaaaaacatttttccggaggtccgattgtggtaaacttttgatatcttATAAAGGACCTTCTGCCCTACCACGACCAGTTGAAATTCATTGTGTAACAATGTTTGTGGGGTCAAACTGTATATCAGCccttctttgtattttttttaaacatcaagccaaaatttattGTTCAAGATTAGAGTAAACATATTTTCTCGGCAAACATTTTTacagtatttaataatattttaaaatctattaacgatTTTGTCAGTGAAAAACAATTCCCTTTGCCTCACACTATTCTCTTAAGCCATGTTATTGTCATGCTATTTTCAAAAGAACATAATTAAATCTACCATAGTTAACCCACCTTCGTTATAATCCTTAACAATTACTGTTTTTGTATAGTTTTGCTTGGTCCTGCCAAAATGAAGTCATAAAAGTGTTGATGTATTGCTTTAATGGTGCCTATTCTTGGCGTTGgtagtgatacaaataaatgagtaagtaaagtttaaaaaaacGATTTGACAATCGTTATCTTTCCTTGAGGAGTAATATTTCTGCGATTCCAATGACTTATTGCTCTTTTAATACTTtcgattttgttttaattttttttcattacCAGGTTGTCTAAATCAATATCAAACACTAATCCAAGAACTTTAAAGATAGTACATTGCTATATGTTGATAGTATGTTAATCATGTGCACTATATAAACAATTCGTTTTTCAGCATTGatactataaaaaaaacttattaaaatgtAGACAGTACTCCACCTTTCGACGTAAGCCTTTCAGCAATCCATCTGTATCAGCctgtaaaaacaacacaaataaaaaaaaattacatagcATTTCAGGTTTCAAACATTGTGTAACTGTAATTTAATACATGTTAAAGCGTATTCATTCTTTTTGGCTGGCTGGATAAATTGAAGCGTTTTGTCATGATCCATAACGCAAGAATTTGAATCGTCACATGAATTTAAATTTGCAGTCGACAACTTTCAAATTTGTATCATCGTGTAGAGTTTATAGTAATCGAACTAGTAAATAAAAGTTGGATTATGATGGTACATGTACAATATGGTTGATTTATAAAGTTTAACAGACGGGtcctatataaatattttttgcattgtATATTTCCTTTTTTCAATTCAAAAGGTTTTGATTTCATAAAGCGACGCGCCACACACATGAAACAGACAACACATGTTAACTACAATTTGGGTAATTCAATTATtgataacacatttattttcatattttctttaGCATATTAGAACacatttaaaagtaaatacaCTAAAGTATCATATATGAAGAGTTCAACTTACTTCATTGCACATTTTCTTGAATTGCAAAGCGCCTATCTTAACTGAATCCATCGAGCCAAGATGCTGAACTAAGATTCTAACAGGTTCGATATAATCGTGAATACAAAAATAACACACGAGGTCATCCGTctgtaaaacataaaacataatctaGTAATTCTGATTTTATAACATTACAACAGGCTTTCCATGTAAGAAATCATACacaattatttacttaaataagactttctgttttattaattttgaatccactccaaaataaaaaaaatgcatttaaagcaTTTGCTACTATAAATTCTCCTATTATGCAATAATGTTAAAAAAGATGCTTTTGaatttttgacattttatttgtcATTATGAAATCATAAATGAATCAAAAAGGACAAGGGTTATAAATGTGATTCGATAAAACATAAACCTCATTTGAGTCCAAGCTTCCCTAGGTAGTGACCGCAGTTTAATTAATTGTGTATGTTTTCAGTGTGCGTTTTGTCATTAAAGGAAATTTGTCAATGACCTTAAATAAAAATGCTTAATCGAGATAATAACGATATTTCTGttaaaagtttttattttcatagatTGGATCTTATTTCACATGTGAGTAGTTACAAACATGTGCCCGCATGCTAACACACACCATTTGATATAGATTGTTTATGTTGTTACAGCTGTTGTTggtgcttttatattttttagcCATTCTTCGACACTTATGATATATACAAACAGTAAACGCCCTAGAATAAAATCATATGAAACATTGATACAAATTCCGGTGTCATTCattaaagtatatatatttatgtaacgtACTGTGGAACATTTGTTTTTCCGATTTGTACATCTACGAATTAAGTCGAAAACTTACATTGCAAAGACTGCAATCTGTAGACGCCAGTAAGTTGGAAACGACAAATAGGTCGCGCTCGAGAACTGACGCAATATGTTTTTCACTCCACTTTGCTGCGAATGAAGTTTACATCTTTTAATCAACATAATCGACATAATAAAAGTATCTTAAAGGGACTGTaaaaccacgaatgacgaaaaaagaaaagttctaaaatactgttgttttttttacaattattagtttatattgtttaaaatataacgactggtatataacattacttgaaaaaagtattttatttttaatttttactctattttttattttttaaatttttactgggtatgtctgccaggtaactaccagttaactttaaataacgcaggtagattgatcatcatcataaCGTGGTAAACCCAAGAATGCAAAATGTGTATgcgtagtaaattgtatatattttatatatgaactGATCAAtcaacttgcgttatttatagagtgtatattgttatgtcacctgttttcgcgatgtacttgcgatttcacatcgcgaaattatATTACCAagaatactgaaaatatgaacttttgttaagtaatgtaatataccaatggcgattttttaatcaatataaactaaaaattgtacaaaaatacggtattttaaaacttttcttttttcgtcattcgtggtttacaGTCCCTTTAATGCAGTTAAGTATATATGAAACAATAATTTAGAATATAAATTATCAAACGGTCTTCATGTCGCATGTAACACTATAATGACaatgataaaaacatgttttaatgtataCAGTAAATGTCAAACATAAAGAATCTTGGTGGATAATGAACCGGATTTTATATAGACGAGTATGCATTATTCGGCATACCTGcatacatgtttattaaaaaaaactggcTGGGCGGAATAAAATTCGTTTCCTATATTTTGTTGAATAATATGCAGTAATGACAATTTACGAGTTGTCTGTATAAAAAATAGAAATGTCTTTTAAACAAGCTTCTCTTAAACAAATCTTGGGGTAATGTTTGTCCTGAATGTATAACTGCAAAACAAAGATCGGATCACCGATTTCGCTCTTTAGCTATAAACGAGACTTGTTATACACCAGACTGTTGAGACACCAATACCCAAACAATTGTTTGATATTTACTCCATCCATATTAATATGTGTACCGTGAGTAAAGCGAATATATGACGTAGCATATTTTCGTCattgaaaataactttaaaactgAAATGACCTTTATCTGACGCGGTTTAggtttaatttgtgtttgttaatatatttttttgcatggTATACTTAAACTAAACATGCTTAACAACCAACAGCAAAAAAGTCAATTCTATGCACAAGACTTAAAAACGTCAAACGTGGACTGTTATATAAGCAGAAGACCGCGCCTACTCCCGGGTCTTTTTTCGACAACCTTGTGCTTGTTCATGTGGTGATGATCTCGCGATTGTTTAATAATTTGATATTGTACCAGACTATTTATCTTTTCGCAGATAGTAAAGGAATCCTTGCAGTAACACACTCATGACCATAATTTATGTATCTCGTAACGATCTGAAAGGCAAACTGATACTATCATTCCATTACGAGTATTTAATTCATGCGAGGAAAATTCTTAATGGTTGTTAAttgtaaaaatgttgttttttctcaatGATTATAATCCAcgtaatataattataaagtatTCAGGCATCTACAATATTTGAtagagtaaagtgttgtccgtTCTCTAGAATGAACTAGTTTTATGTTAACGTAGCGAAGTAGTGTAACGGATATTGAAATTAAGTTATTATTTATACCCAGCTTGTTTTGTTATACGGTTAGCTTCCGCGTTCAAAAGCTCAGTTTGGAAAGTATCAGCTCTACTAGCAGGTTGAACACTATGCGACCGTTCGAATCTGCTTCGTAGAAAGTTGTGATGCGACTGGTAATAACGTTATAAGACAATAGTAGCACACTTTGACCTCCGTGTATTAATAAGTATTCATCCTCTGTTGATTGCAATTACCATACTTGTTTTACAGCAAGCCAGTGGACCGTGGCTTTTTCACGACACACACAAAGAAAACCCGGAAGTATCTCAATTACCTCAGTGACATTTACCATTCCACTGAAAATTATCGAAGTTTTACTTTATATGCTAAGTCACTTATTTTAAGTActgaacacattattttttttaattcatcctACATCGGCGACCCTGATATTTTTGTTCAATTCTTGCGGCGCctgtacgtttttttttgcaaaataaatagcAAGTGCAGCCTTCATGGCTGTGGCATGCGCATGTGTTGCTTTATGCGCATTATTCCCGTGTGTTGCGTGATGCTATACGTGTTCTTGGCATTTTGCGGTCAAATTAACGTACCTTAGCCATAGCACGCGTATGGCCGGGTCATTTTCCCGGTTGGTAAACTCTGTATTTGGTGCGATTTTAAGCACCGCACGTCGTCTGTGTTTAAATGGTACGCGATTATCGTGCGATACTTTTGTATGGACGTATGCTGGCAGGTAAGAGCAAATGTGCACGGAGACCGCCCGCGCAATATAAAATCGTCGGTTTCAATGCGACTGTTCTGATTCTTCGTAAGCTTTTCTCGGTAACCGTAACGAGTCAAGCCTTTAACAAATTCGCATGTCTTCCGTGTGGAAACTTTTGCTGCATGATCACACCACGGACTTGATACGGTCGAATATCAATGTAAATACATTAATCTGCTTCTGGCCTGCGATactcaaatacaaaaaatgaaTCACCAACATATAGTAGTGCACCTGTAAGTTCGTACGATCGTATTTGAAAATCACATTGCTTCTTTACGTTTAAATGCCACTATACAGACGTATTAAAAGTATTTCACATTAACGcatttaaaacgtttaaaataactGTGAAGTTATGAAATTTTAATAGGTAATTTTCTTTATTATACTGCAGTGTGtgttatttcaaatattattagTTATGGATCATATAGTTATCATATACAAATATGCATGCACTTATCATAATAACAAAATACAGTACGCccaataatacaattaatgttcAATTGATGCTAAGGATGTAATTTACAAACACATGCATCCGATCTGCTACCAAACATAGGTAACGATATCACAATGAGACCGAAATCATGTTCTTAACTTACGGTAAAAAGTATAAGGTCTCTTACGATAAGTCCGTTTTGAGTTAAATAACTAATCCGCTAAGGACTGTTACGAAAACAAATAGCCATAAGGTAACATACGGATAAAGACCCAGAACGGTTAATTGTTTCATAAATTATCAGgcaaaattaaaacatacataaattaaatacTTTGGTTGTTATACCGCCGAGCGCTATTTATAGAAAGAAAGTCTTACTCGCAAGCTTGAATTAATTCACCGCTTGGTCAGACAGTTTACAAGTGCAATATAAACTTGATCAAATTTGCATTTTGTTCcatattaatttgaaaaatatcaacgaatatttcaATTAGATTTTTTCTACAATATAGCATAACACTTTTAGTACAAGGCAGCCGTGAGGCGTTGATATTACTTCCTACTTCCCAACCCGTGGATAGCTCAACTGAAACTACTTTAAACGGTTCATGTATGTAAGCCAAGAAAAGTTGCTATTTATTTCGttgaattaatatattaatacattattttgataataacatacAGTCATCAAATTTGTTCATAAATACATTGTTGTGAGTTTCCTTTCGCAAAAACATGTAAACGTGTGCAATTCTATTGTCATTCAGTGTTCCCGTTGCctaaaataatcacaaaaaatctagtttaaaaCCCACCTTAGACAGCTAGGTCTAATATCATTGACCAAAATATAGCTGTTCTgaataatcaaactataaaaaaCGATATGGAAGTGGCATAAGTTGCGTCATCAGGCAATTATCTTTATATTGCTGCTTTATTGCTCTAATATGCGTTTATTGTGAACCTATACTTTTTTGATTTTGTTAATCCATTTTCCATTACCACCGCTCCGAGTCTTTGTGCGTTAGTGGACATGCACAATTTTGAATTGACCATAATGTGCCATGTGTGTGTTTATATAATTTGCTTGGTGATGGGAATGCGTCATTTGCTATACATATGTAACTGTTTGTCGCAAACAAGTCCTTACTATGTCCATGGGTGATCGTTTACTATATTTAATTAcagataatatttaaatgaaacttatttGTGGTTTATTCTTTGGCATAGTTATAAACATGTGTGCATAGAACCCGGGCGTCAAACAATAGGTTGTAGATTATCCGCGTTTATAAACCAACCATGTATTAAGGACACAAACAAGGTCATTTcgcaaaatatatgttttacataaaCATCTCATAAACATTCAATACACGTATTGCTGTTTGGGTTCGTGCTTATATGTATCTTGCTTATATTTGTACATCATACCTTCTGTATGTGTAATGGCTACTTATAGCCATTACACTGTTCATTGAAGATTAAGTATTATGTTTTTCTGTTGACCTTTCAGTCAAAGATAACCCATAAAAgagcaagcacttatttccaatggggtcctttggttttttgctgaagagacagcaagcagaagagacagtattgagatacaaggaagccgggtgcgataccctagctctttgcgaatagatcccttggttcttttatgTTCTCAGTTTATAGCatcgatacacgcgagaattacctgggtctcataccagtacatctctagttgggtgggaatcacttgaagcatttctaaaattgccagtgccccggccagggattgaacccacgacctctgaattggtagaccagagtgttaccactcgactaccaCACCATCCGGATATTAACATtacattataacatgtattttccGTAATATCACATTTATACACTCCGATAAAATGCAACTAATCAATTGAGTCTTACCATTTAACAGCAAATAATACTAATGTGTATATGGAAACAGCCTATACATACGATTTAGTAAGTCTTGAAGAAAACCTGAACAACGAGACTTTACCAACCTTTCCAATATATGTCAGAAATCCTTTCATGAAATTTGTCAGGCATGTTTTGCAGATCACAAACCCATAAAAGGTATGGCTTTTCATGGAGAGTTGCTTGAAATGCTTTCATGTTCTTCCTTTCCTTATAATCCTCGTCGTGTCTACAAATAACCAAAGACATATGTATCGAgtcgattaaaaataaaacacaccaATAAAGATAGACCGCAAGTGCACATAGAAAACATATCTTTATTGATTAGTTTTTTTTCAATCGACTTCACATATTTGTGTATACATATTCTAAGTTTTCTTTCCGTTTGTGGATATCAGTCGTGCTTTTGACCTCATATGCTATGTTCTCCGCCAAACCTTGTCTGCAAGTGCACATAGAAAACATATCTTTATTGGTGTGTTTATTTTCAATCGACTTACATAATTTGTGTATACATATTTCAAGTTTTCTTACCGTTTTTGATTATCAGTCGTGCTTTCGACCTCATATGCTATTTTGTCCGCCACACCTTTTGATCCTTTTACTACCACGGATACTGTACCAAAATTCATTGCATGTGTAACAGTTTCAAGTGTGTGGTGGTTACCGTTGAAAACGAAATTAACGACGTTGACTTGTTGGACTGACTTGTCATGTTTGGTTATATCTGAAAAATATAATATCTGATCTTTATCTCAATGTGCAAAATCAGATTGGTtgcttattatcattattttcgtGCACCTTCGTTCATAATAAAGCGGTACTATGTTTTTAACTGGGTCAGTTTCCTGAGTAGGAGATTGATTGGGCATAATGCTCACTGACCTAAGTATAAATGTATTCTTCCAATTGTAACTTAAAAGAGTGGACTTAAACATTTGTATAAGTGCTAAAATAATGATTACATATGCATATCGTAAAGTACCATCGACATTCGTGCGACGTCAACATCATTTGCGAGCTATTCAGAAATTGTACACATAATTGTGCAGTCAAAtgtattacataaaaaaacaGTGTAATATATTaatcatttacaataatttagatGTATTATCATCTTGCTTTGAATCTGATGGTAAATGCACATTGTCGCAATAAGGTGTTGTCTTATGACGGCAACAAACAGAGAGCAATGACGTGGTTTGTCATGAAAGCAGTGATTTGAAATGACAATGATTCGAATTCTAAGAAGTCCTTAGATATCTTCCCAGATGTTGACTAGTGTGAACATGAAACATAAACCAACACAACAAACAAACGAGACGGACTCGCATATAAACGGAGTATTGTAACTATGGCTGAACACAATTTAAGACTGGATTGAAACAACTTGGAGATGTAATAAATTTAAAACGGCAACTTAAACATGTCCACAAAACACACCATGTAGAACTACCGCCGGagattttacttttattataaacCTTGTTTTGAGACGAAAAATCCTTTGTCGCGATACTAACTGCATCGAATTAATAGATGTTTCAAGATAAAAATATGAGAAAGACACCACCTGAGCAGAAGTTTCTCATCCCTGATATATCTTCAATGATATATCCGTGATACATCTAACTGTTAGAGGAATTATAAGAATAACTGGGTCTGGAAGTGGGTTAGGTAAAAGCAATCCGATATAACATTACGCATTCCCCAAGGGCCAATTTGAGGCTCTATTTGCTAATATACACAGCATGTGGCTGGTACTAAGTATATAGTAGACGGGCGACCTCGGACGTTTAAGCCATCCATTGTTCCACTTTAATGAGTAGGATTCATAATTACCAAAAAGAAGAATTTGAGACTTTATGTTATCCATGTAATTGACGCTCATTATCCAAGCGCTTTTTTCCTTTACACAGACGCTTAAGCTAATAGATTTTAAGACAAGAATGATTATTGTTTACACGTACAAATGATAACACAGGGCTATCCAAGGAAGCATTCCGTTGGTATGGGCATGGTCACAAACATAAGCTTTGACATTTATTCAATGTTTGATTTTGACTAAACCGTGCAATAACCTTGTACCAACTATAACGTGCATTACTTTATCACATAGTTTATTATGTTCTTAGTTTTTTTAGCCAAAAAGCTTGTAGTATTTTAAAGAATGCCATGACAAATTATAGGTATTAGATTTCCTTAAAATGTATTGTATGTAGAAACATAGCGTTgtgtaaatataatgtttaaattttagTAAACCGTAACATAACGTTATAAAACGTAGTGCATTGAAATGTACTTTAACGATGTTTGTCTGCCATTTAActgtaaatattgtgttaattgtgtatattCTAGGTATTCAGGCATATTTTAACTACCATTTATGTAGAAACATGACGTGGGGTAATTATAATGCTCGAGATAAGTTAACCATCATATTACGTTATCAAATGTGTGTATGTCGTCGATAACTTAGATCACTGTGTTTATATACATGAATTAACAACGAAGTTTGGTAATTTTGTACCATTTTATTACAATACATACGGCATTGACCTTGTTTTGACTATGTGTTACTTACATATAAGCAGTAGCAGTATTCTTGGTTTGAggtttaatacaaataaaatggatCTTTATTTACTTTTTGTTTCGTGCTGACTGTCTCCAATATCGTTGGCGAAAACATTGATTTGGATTACCGGGTTTTCTCAGACCCGCGTATCCGTTTTTTTTCTCGCGCCCTTAAACCAAGTTTGAGAAATCGCCataataacaaacataattaaagAGCATTATTTTCTCAAAATCGCAATTATTTCACAAATATCGAGAATTAAGAGCTTCAAAAGCTGACATGTTGCATTGATGTTGCGACATGTAGAGGCAGTGCAATTCACTTCGACGTTTGTAATTGCAACCCTTAGCATCAGGAGATTTAACGACATATATCGTCAGCCTTTCGACAATTAACGCCATGTACAATTGTTTGCATCGATGCGACATTAAACGTTGCTACAAAGGTAAATATTCATCATAATATGTAATAACGCAGTATCCATTTTAATACATGCCTTTTTGTC containing:
- the LOC127864064 gene encoding uncharacterized protein LOC127864064; translation: MKFDGEIEFRANLEKRISSEMIRSRMQDITKHDKSVQQVNVVNFVFNGNHHTLETVTHAMNFGTVSVVVKGSKGVADKIAYEVESTTDNQKRQGLAENIAYEVKSTTDIHKRKENLEYVYTNIHDEDYKERKNMKAFQATLHEKPYLLWVCDLQNMPDKFHERISDIYWKAKWSEKHIASVLERDLFVVSNLLASTDCSLCNTDDLVCYFCIHDYIEPVRILVQHLGSMDSVKIGALQFKKMCNEADTDGLLKGLRRKLIVPPANKDLATIMEVIQIMKARPVRGTIVDKEVYDHWKPHPDVSSNPTQKNRVLCCGEKKEKKGGQGSVESIESQNRFLPYWNYLYLWACMMRKHKLAEILLRKVENPIAMALITYNLLKAVERQTDDKVLRLKFRNTLSMYIYH